In Bacteriovorax stolpii, a single genomic region encodes these proteins:
- a CDS encoding helix-turn-helix domain-containing protein, producing MGFLQMPKKNCIRSIKKSYPNFSSAQLAQRMGLSSSTFNRIENREIRKPTFAYALKIVREACGEEKVQTFIKNHYPEMYKDFETTYPGNADAEFVPVEAESFFQDANTYEIMVMATTTNGLTRKNVGAEFGNRGLQTLDKLIEKGVLKEEHGKFTLGTKVNAGQETVKKLLQNLINTSYDLSLFGTHKNWLSLQYESVNSDVVIPKIRNVYINANKEIREILNAPENAGNDVVWAGLVMDSLLKKDKQNTDGIIQ from the coding sequence ATGGGTTTCCTACAGATGCCAAAAAAAAACTGTATTCGGTCTATTAAAAAGTCATACCCAAATTTCTCTTCTGCTCAATTAGCCCAAAGAATGGGTCTATCTAGCTCTACGTTCAACAGAATTGAGAATAGAGAGATCAGAAAGCCAACTTTCGCTTACGCTTTAAAAATCGTTCGTGAAGCTTGCGGTGAAGAGAAAGTTCAAACATTCATTAAGAATCACTATCCAGAAATGTATAAGGATTTTGAGACTACTTACCCAGGAAACGCGGACGCTGAGTTTGTTCCTGTCGAAGCTGAAAGCTTTTTTCAAGATGCGAATACTTACGAAATCATGGTCATGGCCACTACAACTAATGGCTTAACGCGAAAAAACGTTGGTGCTGAGTTTGGTAATCGCGGTCTTCAAACTCTTGATAAGTTAATAGAAAAAGGTGTTCTGAAAGAAGAACACGGCAAATTTACACTAGGCACAAAGGTAAACGCCGGACAAGAAACTGTTAAAAAGTTACTTCAAAATTTGATTAATACAAGCTACGATTTGTCCCTATTTGGGACGCATAAAAATTGGCTTTCTTTGCAATATGAATCTGTTAATAGCGACGTTGTAATTCCAAAAATTCGCAATGTTTACATTAACGCTAACAAGGAAATCAGAGAAATTTTAAATGCCCCTGAGAATGCCGGAAATGACGTTGTTTGGGCCGGTTTAGTAATGGATTCATTACTGAAAAAAGACAAACAAAATACTGATGGGATAATACAATGA
- a CDS encoding nucleotidyltransferase, with amino-acid sequence MSREELYLYDVLNKYQVNNSAKNLAFNTFKPVIQQWAGLHLLDFDFSGSTAKGTEVSCSSDFDFFISLSTSTPDSLSQIFNSLFNKLSGYSDISIRKQNVSIGVTWQGQKIDLTPGKKHSGNTNYHSVYKNKTDSWTQTNIQQHINIVRGSQRINEIKLAKIWRENHQLEWPSIFLELFVIDSLRGHLQNNLAANFAKVLTDIFTTVETKFIQDPSNTNNILSNDLNQSEKIRLRNQAYTSLQSRTWSHVVW; translated from the coding sequence ATGAGTCGTGAAGAATTGTATTTATATGATGTTTTAAATAAATATCAAGTCAATAATTCTGCTAAGAATTTAGCTTTTAATACCTTTAAACCTGTTATTCAACAATGGGCCGGTTTGCATTTATTAGACTTTGATTTTTCTGGATCAACTGCAAAGGGTACAGAAGTTAGCTGTTCGTCTGACTTTGATTTTTTTATCTCTCTTTCAACTTCCACCCCAGATTCATTGTCGCAAATATTTAATTCATTATTTAATAAACTGAGTGGCTATAGTGACATATCTATACGGAAGCAAAATGTATCAATAGGAGTAACTTGGCAAGGGCAAAAAATTGATTTAACACCAGGGAAAAAACATTCTGGAAATACTAATTATCACTCAGTTTATAAAAATAAAACTGATTCATGGACTCAAACAAATATTCAACAGCATATTAATATAGTTAGAGGCTCACAGAGAATTAATGAAATTAAATTAGCTAAGATTTGGAGAGAGAATCATCAATTGGAATGGCCTTCAATATTTTTAGAATTATTTGTTATCGATTCGCTTAGAGGACACCTTCAAAATAATTTGGCAGCAAATTTTGCAAAGGTATTAACAGATATTTTTACAACTGTCGAAACTAAATTTATTCAAGATCCTTCTAATACAAATAACATTTTATCAAATGATTTAAATCAATCTGAAAAAATTAGACTAAGGAATCAAGCATACACGAGCTTGCAAAGTAGAACTTGGAGTCATGTGGTATGGTAA
- the mads1 gene encoding methylation-associated defense system helix-turn-helix domain-containing protein MAD1, with product MNLEITDRWLSVQEIAHYLGISKETIYRWIDSKKIPAHKIGKQWKFKTQEVDQWILTGEAEDKQ from the coding sequence ATGAATCTGGAAATCACGGATAGATGGCTATCTGTTCAAGAAATTGCTCATTACTTGGGAATCTCAAAGGAAACGATCTATCGTTGGATTGATTCAAAGAAAATTCCTGCTCATAAAATTGGAAAGCAGTGGAAATTTAAAACACAAGAAGTTGATCAATGGATTCTCACTGGAGAAGCCGAGGACAAGCAATGA
- a CDS encoding DUF6602 domain-containing protein, whose protein sequence is MVKKINVQSLFQGLQDEMLSSLGVLKIGHAPTLGDFTEINWLELFKCYLPRRYMADRAFVVDSEGLISDAIDIVIYDAFYSPFLLNKNGIKFVPAESVYAVFEVKQDISKNHIEYAGKKASSVRKLKRTSVKINNAGKLVEPKAHFEIIAGLLCTKNSWASLSSSKENIKKHFLKLKKNEKLNISCCLKVGSICLNEEEVQISPQKDALLIFFFNFLQLLQTIGTTPAMDIKKYLSNLE, encoded by the coding sequence ATGGTAAAAAAAATTAATGTTCAAAGTTTATTTCAAGGGCTTCAAGATGAAATGCTATCTTCGTTAGGTGTTCTTAAAATTGGACATGCACCAACGCTAGGCGATTTTACAGAAATAAATTGGCTTGAATTATTTAAATGTTATCTACCTAGGCGATATATGGCAGATAGGGCTTTCGTTGTTGATAGTGAAGGTCTAATCAGTGATGCTATAGATATTGTTATTTATGATGCTTTTTACTCACCATTTCTACTTAATAAAAATGGGATAAAATTTGTCCCTGCTGAAAGTGTGTATGCTGTCTTCGAGGTTAAGCAGGATATTTCTAAAAATCATATTGAATATGCTGGGAAAAAAGCTAGTTCTGTCAGAAAGCTAAAGCGAACAAGTGTAAAAATAAATAATGCAGGAAAATTAGTTGAACCCAAAGCACACTTTGAAATAATCGCCGGTTTATTATGCACAAAAAATTCTTGGGCATCATTATCATCGTCAAAAGAAAATATAAAAAAACATTTTCTAAAATTGAAGAAAAATGAAAAATTAAATATTTCATGCTGTCTAAAGGTTGGTAGTATTTGCCTTAATGAAGAGGAGGTTCAAATATCACCCCAAAAAGATGCTCTCTTAATATTTTTCTTTAACTTTCTTCAACTCTTACAGACTATTGGTACTACACCAGCAATGGATATTAAAAAGTATCTTTCTAATTTAGAATGA
- a CDS encoding restriction endonuclease subunit S, producing MSELSIPDSWSELEMTKLCEVQNGQTPKGLPEKLIEGNVPFIKVSDMNSKGNEVEICKTPIQLGVGSIEKFKIKIIDKPSIIFPKNGGALLTNKKRKLLITGAIDTNIMCLIPPIEIYDYFWNWFKTVDFKQFASGSAVPKISLNDIKDIYVPIPPLGEQKRIVKKTELCFEIINSIEVNLNRAEALIEKYRESLLAKAFRGELVPQDPNDEPASELIKSIIVERSKTKNNAKLKETEEETEAEDLDQPFNIPNSWLSLNFADLVYLRARIGWKGLKAEEYTKTGPRFLSVREFKPDGNIDYESSAHISQARFDESPEIMLKENDVLLCKDGSTIGKVTIVKNLKEPTTVNSSIAVMTPFKGVSADYLFYYLKAPLFQTLVQSRIQGAAIPHIFQKDLRALFIPLPPSKEQERIAKKLDVMFEAINSLKNQIEIKRETITKLKEAILFKAFEGRLVEQIPSEGTGHELLERILKEKQSQEANKAKTKTTKTKEPVKKPQTTSISNHREKVVTLMDIIEYFKKNPEGEITSDLLTELGYHSNHDSVEKFYIEIRELINSKKLILRDIQENGLKVGSSYRYRTK from the coding sequence ATGAGTGAGTTAAGTATTCCTGATAGTTGGTCAGAGCTAGAAATGACTAAGCTTTGCGAAGTTCAAAATGGTCAAACGCCCAAAGGATTGCCAGAGAAACTTATTGAAGGAAATGTTCCTTTTATTAAAGTTTCTGACATGAATTCGAAGGGAAATGAAGTTGAGATTTGTAAAACGCCAATACAGCTTGGAGTGGGAAGTATTGAAAAATTTAAAATAAAAATAATTGATAAGCCTTCAATTATATTTCCTAAAAATGGAGGTGCACTTCTTACTAATAAGAAACGCAAACTCTTAATAACCGGAGCAATTGATACAAATATCATGTGTCTTATTCCGCCCATTGAGATTTATGATTATTTTTGGAATTGGTTTAAGACTGTAGATTTTAAACAGTTTGCTTCTGGTAGTGCAGTTCCAAAAATAAGTTTGAATGATATAAAAGATATTTATGTTCCTATTCCTCCTCTGGGAGAGCAAAAACGTATAGTTAAAAAGACTGAGTTATGTTTTGAAATAATTAATTCTATTGAAGTTAATTTAAATAGAGCTGAAGCACTTATAGAAAAATATCGTGAATCTCTTCTTGCAAAAGCCTTTCGTGGCGAACTTGTCCCTCAAGATCCAAATGATGAGCCTGCGAGTGAATTAATCAAATCGATTATCGTAGAAAGATCAAAAACCAAGAATAATGCAAAATTGAAAGAGACTGAGGAAGAGACTGAAGCTGAAGATTTAGATCAACCTTTCAATATCCCAAATTCTTGGTTATCATTAAATTTTGCAGATCTTGTATATCTTCGTGCAAGAATCGGTTGGAAAGGATTAAAGGCAGAAGAATATACTAAAACTGGGCCAAGATTTTTATCAGTAAGAGAATTTAAGCCTGATGGTAATATTGATTATGAATCATCTGCACATATTTCACAGGCACGTTTTGATGAGTCACCTGAAATTATGCTCAAAGAAAATGATGTTTTATTGTGCAAAGATGGAAGTACAATAGGCAAAGTTACGATTGTTAAAAATCTCAAAGAACCGACTACTGTAAATTCATCAATTGCTGTAATGACACCATTCAAAGGTGTGAGTGCAGATTACCTATTTTATTATTTAAAAGCCCCACTTTTTCAAACTTTAGTTCAGTCACGGATTCAAGGGGCTGCAATTCCGCACATATTCCAAAAAGACTTAAGAGCATTATTTATTCCATTACCTCCATCAAAAGAACAAGAAAGAATTGCAAAAAAACTTGATGTAATGTTTGAGGCAATCAACTCATTAAAAAATCAAATCGAGATTAAAAGAGAAACTATAACTAAGCTCAAAGAGGCAATTTTATTTAAAGCCTTTGAGGGTCGATTGGTTGAGCAGATTCCATCTGAGGGAACTGGACATGAATTACTAGAGAGAATTTTAAAAGAGAAACAATCCCAAGAAGCGAATAAAGCCAAAACAAAAACAACTAAGACTAAAGAGCCTGTTAAAAAGCCGCAAACGACATCAATTTCTAATCATAGAGAAAAGGTAGTTACACTTATGGATATTATCGAATACTTTAAAAAGAACCCTGAGGGCGAGATCACATCAGATCTTCTGACAGAGCTTGGCTATCATTCTAATCATGACTCTGTTGAAAAATTTTATATCGAAATTAGAGAGCTTATCAATTCAAAGAAATTGATTTTAAGAGATATTCAAGAAAATGGACTAAAAGTTGGTAGCAGCTATAGGTACAGAACTAAATGA
- the hsdR gene encoding EcoAI/FtnUII family type I restriction enzme subunit R, which yields MSRNEAKTRKELIDPKLKESGWMNHDWQVDPEYKITAGRIHFDGKSASRAKPVYADYLLRFSSSLAIAVVEAKAEEKHYLEGEKQAKEYAQKLGLWFSYSTNGHEIEFYNLKAGTQTKIDRFHTPAELWELYLKESGLDKAPEKQKALTHEYYDESAIGQRRKPRYYQEKAVTKAIEAVVHGKKRVLITMATGTGKTFTSIQLVYKLWKAKQVKKILFIVDRNLLADQAFADFDGAMDKDACYRLKPDEKSWPLGRDLYFGIYQSLVGIDDDEEAGKKEKIDRFKEFPPDYFDLIVIDEAHRGARRPSNYDSTKTKDEQESSWFKLLNYFNSAIQVGLTATPKRDESNDTYAHFGEPVVVYSLKDGIQDGYLAPYIIKRVTSNIDALGYRPDSSNIVDVRGKQLEIKDYLTPDFERQLSIPQRTRAFAYHLLRHLFSTDPLGKTLIFCLNQEHALDMAKYCREAFEQYKKKYGLNDYKGDYAVRITGDDKDNDGKYADLEKFKNLDSYQPVIVTTSKLLTTGVDVKNIKNVVIFRNIGSMVEFKQIIGRGTRTYEPQDRAKEKLGFFILEYANYSTQLFNDPEWDDEAQDFVDEGTLVVDEPETEETEISETTVPITTKEAEEEGVDTASGLYIEPEPEIVDNIKYRMSEDFLSGRIVMAAESISLTGPDGKPMSADEFTLYQSNILKDQFNSITELNTVWKNQQTRKEFQESVTDLGINLDALTNIFFEKHKIRSVDTLDVLANLLFGENYLTKEERISKAKQLNPTAFNFRNEKQNEFVLDLMSLYLDMEYQPLNFSKEFWQIPQMKKYGEFQGIKEIFGDTEGIKQFVDGIQHALYDERIVA from the coding sequence ATGAGCAGAAACGAGGCTAAAACCAGAAAAGAGCTTATAGATCCAAAACTGAAAGAATCAGGCTGGATGAATCACGACTGGCAAGTTGACCCCGAGTACAAAATTACAGCAGGTCGAATTCACTTTGATGGAAAATCAGCAAGCAGAGCCAAACCTGTTTATGCTGACTATCTTTTACGTTTCAGTTCATCTCTAGCTATCGCAGTTGTTGAAGCGAAGGCCGAAGAGAAACACTACCTTGAAGGTGAAAAGCAAGCAAAAGAATATGCTCAAAAATTGGGTCTCTGGTTTTCTTATTCAACTAATGGGCATGAAATTGAATTTTATAATCTTAAGGCTGGTACACAAACCAAGATTGATCGCTTTCACACTCCAGCAGAACTCTGGGAATTATACCTAAAAGAATCTGGTCTTGATAAAGCACCAGAAAAACAAAAGGCTCTCACACACGAATACTACGATGAATCTGCTATTGGTCAGAGAAGAAAGCCTCGCTACTATCAAGAAAAGGCAGTAACGAAGGCCATTGAAGCTGTTGTTCATGGTAAGAAACGTGTTCTCATCACAATGGCCACTGGAACAGGAAAAACATTTACTTCTATCCAGCTCGTTTACAAACTTTGGAAAGCAAAACAAGTTAAGAAAATACTTTTTATCGTAGATAGAAACCTTCTCGCAGATCAAGCTTTTGCTGATTTTGATGGAGCAATGGATAAAGATGCTTGCTATCGTTTGAAGCCAGATGAAAAAAGCTGGCCTCTAGGTCGTGATCTTTATTTTGGAATTTATCAAAGTCTTGTTGGAATTGATGACGATGAAGAAGCTGGAAAAAAAGAAAAAATTGATCGTTTTAAGGAATTTCCACCTGATTATTTTGATTTAATAGTAATAGATGAGGCTCACCGAGGAGCTAGAAGACCTAGTAATTACGATTCAACAAAAACTAAAGACGAACAAGAAAGTTCTTGGTTTAAGTTACTTAACTACTTCAATTCAGCTATTCAAGTAGGTCTTACTGCAACTCCTAAACGTGATGAATCAAACGATACTTACGCTCACTTTGGTGAGCCAGTTGTGGTTTACTCTCTCAAAGATGGTATTCAAGACGGTTATCTAGCTCCTTACATTATAAAGCGAGTTACTTCAAACATTGATGCTCTTGGATACCGCCCTGATAGTTCAAATATAGTTGATGTGAGAGGGAAACAGCTTGAGATCAAAGATTATTTGACTCCAGATTTTGAAAGACAGCTTTCAATCCCTCAGCGTACTCGTGCTTTTGCGTATCATTTACTTCGTCACTTGTTTTCAACTGACCCGCTTGGGAAGACCCTTATATTTTGTCTTAACCAAGAACACGCTCTTGATATGGCAAAATATTGTCGAGAGGCTTTTGAACAGTATAAAAAGAAATATGGCCTAAATGATTACAAAGGTGACTACGCTGTAAGAATCACTGGAGACGATAAGGACAATGATGGCAAATATGCTGACCTAGAAAAATTTAAAAACCTAGATTCATATCAACCAGTCATTGTTACAACTTCAAAACTTTTAACAACTGGTGTGGATGTTAAAAATATCAAGAACGTCGTCATTTTTAGAAATATCGGCTCAATGGTTGAGTTTAAACAAATCATTGGACGTGGGACTCGAACTTACGAGCCTCAAGATCGAGCAAAAGAAAAGCTAGGTTTCTTTATTCTTGAATACGCTAACTACTCAACTCAACTCTTTAATGATCCTGAGTGGGATGATGAAGCACAAGATTTTGTTGATGAAGGGACACTTGTAGTTGATGAGCCTGAAACTGAGGAAACTGAAATTTCTGAAACTACAGTTCCAATCACAACAAAAGAAGCCGAGGAAGAAGGTGTTGATACTGCTTCGGGCCTTTATATTGAACCAGAACCTGAAATTGTCGATAACATCAAATATCGGATGTCTGAAGACTTCCTTTCTGGAAGAATTGTTATGGCCGCTGAGTCTATATCTCTTACTGGGCCAGATGGAAAACCGATGAGTGCTGATGAGTTTACTCTATATCAGTCAAATATCTTGAAAGACCAATTCAACAGCATTACAGAATTAAATACGGTTTGGAAGAACCAACAAACACGAAAAGAGTTTCAAGAATCTGTAACTGACCTTGGAATCAATCTCGATGCACTAACAAATATCTTTTTTGAAAAACATAAAATCAGAAGTGTTGATACTTTAGATGTTCTTGCAAACCTATTATTTGGTGAAAACTATCTCACAAAAGAAGAAAGAATTTCAAAAGCGAAACAACTCAATCCTACAGCGTTTAATTTCAGAAATGAGAAACAGAATGAGTTTGTTTTAGATTTGATGAGTCTCTATTTAGATATGGAATACCAACCGCTAAATTTTTCAAAAGAGTTTTGGCAAATTCCACAAATGAAAAAATATGGTGAATTCCAAGGAATCAAAGAGATTTTTGGAGATACTGAAGGTATTAAGCAATTTGTTGATGGAATCCAACATGCGCTCTATGACGAGAGGATTGTTGCATGA
- a CDS encoding N-6 DNA methylase, translating to MTRSELTNIINKCCDILRTDDGISGAVHYTEVLSWLLYLKFFDDQEKIRKEMMEVEGERYTPLLEKEYRWETWTSDKNGLTGKELLHFINADVINPEEKVKDKQKAGLFKYLSSLKGNKEGDPRDIISAIFSNSTNRVNSGYILKDIIKEIQKIHFDISDEVFTLSHVYENLLKEMQEGGGNNGEFYTPRSLVRAMVKLLNPKIGETIYDPACGTGGFLAEAHYQMKDQAKTPEKRKVLNYKTFYGQEKTPLPFVLCLMNLTLHGMDYPRIAKGNTLQRNIRDIEDHEKRDVILANPPFGGKEQTMIQSNFPIESNATEILFLQHIEKMLKVNGRAAVIIPEGVLFQTNAAYMNLKKKLLEECNLHTVVSLPAGVFLPYSAVKTSIIFFDKTKRTKDVWFYELPLIDGKKLTKKNGITDKHFEELLKAFKDRKESERSWLVPVEKILEAQTNLSASHYNPQGVESEELLEPEQYAEEIKELLQSSLVNINDLLKELGASGG from the coding sequence ATGACTAGAAGTGAGCTAACCAATATTATTAACAAATGCTGTGATATTTTAAGGACTGATGACGGAATCAGTGGAGCTGTTCATTATACAGAAGTGCTCTCATGGCTACTTTATCTAAAATTCTTTGATGACCAAGAGAAAATTCGTAAAGAAATGATGGAGGTCGAAGGAGAAAGATATACTCCATTACTTGAAAAAGAGTATCGTTGGGAAACGTGGACTTCTGACAAAAATGGGTTAACGGGGAAAGAGCTTTTACACTTTATCAACGCGGATGTGATAAACCCCGAAGAAAAAGTTAAAGATAAACAAAAAGCAGGGCTTTTTAAATATCTTTCTTCTCTTAAAGGAAATAAAGAGGGTGACCCTAGAGATATTATATCAGCAATTTTTTCGAACTCTACTAATAGAGTGAATAGTGGCTATATCCTAAAAGATATTATTAAGGAAATTCAAAAAATTCATTTCGACATTAGTGACGAAGTATTTACATTGTCTCATGTATACGAAAATCTCCTCAAGGAAATGCAAGAAGGTGGAGGAAATAATGGCGAGTTTTATACTCCACGCTCTCTTGTTCGAGCTATGGTAAAACTTTTAAATCCTAAAATTGGTGAAACGATTTACGACCCAGCTTGTGGTACAGGTGGATTCCTGGCCGAAGCACACTATCAAATGAAAGATCAGGCTAAAACGCCTGAAAAAAGAAAGGTTTTAAACTATAAAACTTTTTATGGTCAAGAAAAGACTCCACTTCCTTTTGTTCTATGTTTAATGAATCTTACTCTTCACGGAATGGATTATCCTCGAATAGCTAAAGGGAATACGCTTCAGAGGAACATCAGAGACATTGAAGACCATGAGAAACGTGATGTAATTCTGGCCAACCCTCCATTTGGCGGTAAAGAGCAAACAATGATTCAAAGCAACTTTCCAATTGAATCAAATGCAACAGAAATTTTATTCCTTCAGCATATAGAGAAAATGCTTAAGGTTAATGGTCGTGCTGCGGTAATTATACCTGAAGGTGTTTTATTTCAAACAAATGCAGCTTATATGAACTTAAAAAAGAAATTACTTGAGGAGTGTAATCTACATACTGTTGTGAGTTTACCTGCTGGTGTGTTTCTTCCGTACTCTGCCGTTAAAACATCTATTATTTTCTTTGATAAAACGAAAAGAACTAAAGACGTTTGGTTTTATGAGCTTCCTTTAATTGATGGCAAAAAACTAACTAAGAAGAATGGAATTACGGACAAGCATTTTGAAGAACTATTGAAAGCCTTTAAAGATCGCAAAGAAAGTGAGCGTAGCTGGCTAGTTCCTGTTGAAAAAATTCTTGAGGCTCAAACCAACTTATCAGCCTCTCATTATAATCCACAAGGTGTTGAGTCTGAAGAACTTTTAGAGCCAGAGCAGTATGCAGAAGAGATCAAAGAATTACTGCAAAGCTCATTAGTTAACATAAATGACCTACTTAAAGAATTAGGAGCAAGTGGTGGGTAA
- a CDS encoding AAA family ATPase has translation MKIDKVWINDFKNLKDIKVDFSENNFVNVILGWNGTGKSNLLEALVLIFRNIDLNKKSDFDFEIDYFCNGKKVRIRGNKELQGTKSYNFFELQKENSLSLSLSQFKDQELLPEYVFGYYSGPSDRLSSHFQEHQKRFYDALLRGDEKALRPFFYARPIHSQFVLLSFFITNDAKVNKFLKDTMGIEGLDSVLFVLNKPNWNSSGGDERFWNSRGVVQKFLSHLMTVSIAPLKLSRRDKVDFRKSEMKEFLYLYVKDIDSLQQLKELAVKGTKDKGEASRDFFKLLESTYISELLDEVRIRVKIKNSDQSLTFRELSEGEQQLLTVLGLLRFTGNKNSLFLLDEPDTHINPSWSIDYIEHLKSIGGLEEFLETEKNKKQKRSQSQIIMATHNPLVIANLKKEQVHILNRDNDRQKISVSIPETDPRGLGVSGILTSDMFGLRSELDVSTQSLINEQARLITKDKLTVKDKQRLEKLNTEMNLLGFMSTHSNPLYEKFLKAYMKLQGETETSMRVISKSEQVESLNVAKRIVSTLKKSTKKKTAKKNTSKKKVK, from the coding sequence ATGAAGATTGATAAAGTATGGATTAACGATTTTAAGAATCTCAAGGATATAAAAGTAGATTTCAGCGAAAATAATTTCGTGAATGTTATCCTCGGTTGGAATGGAACAGGAAAATCAAATTTGCTAGAAGCACTTGTGTTGATTTTTAGAAATATCGATTTAAACAAAAAATCTGACTTTGATTTTGAAATTGATTATTTTTGTAATGGAAAAAAAGTCCGAATAAGAGGTAATAAAGAATTACAGGGAACAAAAAGTTACAATTTTTTTGAACTTCAAAAGGAAAATTCCCTAAGCCTCAGCTTGTCCCAATTCAAAGATCAAGAATTGTTACCAGAATATGTCTTTGGATACTACTCTGGCCCGAGTGATCGACTCTCATCGCACTTTCAAGAACATCAAAAAAGATTTTATGATGCTTTGCTTAGAGGTGATGAAAAGGCTCTTCGCCCATTTTTTTATGCAAGGCCAATTCATAGTCAGTTTGTCTTATTATCTTTTTTTATCACAAATGATGCTAAGGTTAATAAATTTTTAAAAGATACGATGGGCATTGAGGGTCTAGATTCAGTTCTATTTGTCTTAAACAAGCCTAACTGGAATAGTTCTGGCGGAGATGAGCGATTTTGGAATTCAAGAGGTGTTGTCCAAAAATTTTTATCTCATCTAATGACCGTAAGTATTGCACCATTAAAGCTTTCGAGAAGAGACAAAGTTGATTTTAGAAAAAGTGAAATGAAAGAATTTCTTTACCTGTATGTAAAGGATATAGATTCTCTACAACAATTAAAAGAATTAGCCGTCAAAGGTACGAAGGACAAGGGCGAAGCTTCTCGTGATTTTTTTAAATTACTAGAGAGCACCTACATCTCAGAGCTTCTTGATGAAGTGAGAATCCGTGTAAAAATTAAAAATAGTGACCAATCACTAACTTTTAGAGAATTAAGTGAAGGAGAACAGCAACTTCTCACAGTCTTAGGCTTATTACGTTTTACGGGCAACAAAAATTCACTTTTTCTACTTGATGAGCCAGACACTCATATCAATCCATCATGGAGTATTGATTATATTGAACATTTAAAGAGTATAGGTGGTCTTGAAGAATTTTTAGAGACAGAAAAAAATAAAAAGCAAAAGCGAAGTCAAAGCCAGATTATTATGGCCACCCATAACCCTCTTGTAATCGCTAATCTAAAGAAAGAACAAGTCCACATTCTAAACAGAGATAATGATCGACAAAAGATTAGTGTTTCGATTCCTGAGACTGACCCTAGAGGGCTTGGAGTTTCTGGAATTTTAACCAGTGATATGTTTGGCTTAAGAAGCGAACTCGACGTTTCAACTCAGAGTTTAATTAATGAGCAGGCAAGGTTGATCACTAAAGATAAATTGACAGTCAAAGATAAACAGCGACTTGAAAAACTAAATACAGAAATGAACCTACTTGGGTTTATGAGTACACATAGCAATCCATTATACGAGAAGTTTCTTAAGGCATACATGAAACTACAGGGAGAGACTGAAACTAGTATGCGAGTCATTTCAAAAAGTGAACAAGTAGAAAGTCTTAATGTCGCGAAAAGGATTGTCTCCACATTAAAAAAATCAACAAAGAAAAAGACTGCAAAGAAGAATACTTCGAAGAAAAAGGTTAAATGA